A window of Tripterygium wilfordii isolate XIE 37 chromosome 7, ASM1340144v1, whole genome shotgun sequence contains these coding sequences:
- the LOC120001502 gene encoding histone deacetylase 9 isoform X1, translating to MRSKDRISYFYDGDVGSVYFGPNHPMKPHRLCMTHHLVLSYELHKKMEIYRPHKAYPVELAQFHSADYVEFLQRITPDTLHLFSSDLARYNLGEDCPVFDNLFEFCQIYAGGTIDAARRLNNQQCDIAINWAGGLHHAKKCEASGFCYINDLVLGILELLKYHARVLYIDIDVHHDDGVEEAFYFTDRVMTVSFHKYGDLFFPGTGDVKDVGEREGKYYAVNVPLKDGIDDTSFTRLFKTIISKVVETYQPGVIVLQCGADSLAGDRLGCFNLSIDGHAECVKFVKKFNLPLLVTGGGGYTKENVARCWTVETGVLLDTELPNEIPENEYIKYFAPHHSLRIPSGHIENLNSKSYLSTIKMQVLENLRYIQHAPSVQMQEVPPDFYIPDFDEDDQNPDERMDQHTQDKLIQRDDEYYEGDNDNDHQMDTS from the exons ATGCGCTCAAAAGATAGAATTTCCTATTTCTACGACG GGGATGTTGGTAGCGTTTACTTTGGTCCAAACCATCCCATGAAACCACACCGGCTCTGTATGACCCACCATCTGGTCCTCTCATACGAGCTCCACAAGAAGATGGAAATTTAT CGGCCACACAAGGCATATCCAGTTGAGCTTGCCCAATTTCACTCAGCAGATTATGTTGAATTTTTACAGAGAATCACTCCAGATACTCTACATTTGTTCTCCAGTGATTTGGCTAGAT ATAATCTTGGAGAAGATTGTCCTGTCTTCgataatttatttgaattttgccAAATATATGCTGGTGGAACAATAG ATGCCGCGCGCAGATTGAACAATCAGCAATGTGACATTGCTATTAATTGGGCTGGTGGATTACACCATGCCAAGAAGTGTGAAGCGTCAGGCTTCTGTTACATCAATGATCTGGTTTTAGGGATCTTGGAGCTTCTCAAGTATCATGCCCGTGTTTTGTATATTGACATAGATGTGCATCATGATGATGGAGTTGAAGAAGCTTTTTATTTCACAGACAG GGTGATGACTGTCAGTTTTCACAAGTACGGAGATCTATTCTTTCCTGGAACTGGTGATGTTAAG GATGTAGGAGAACGGGAAGGAAAGTACTATGCCGTAAATGTACCCCTCAAGGATGGGATAGATGACACGAGCTTTACCCGGCTTTTCAAGACG ATTATTTCCAAGGTTGTTGAAACATATCAACCGGGTGTGATAGTTCTCCAATGTGGGGCAGATTCACTTGCTGGGGACCGCTTGGGCTGCTTCAATCTCTCTATTGATG GGCATGCTGAATGTGTCAAGTTTGTGAAAAAATTCAATCTGCCCTTACTG GTTACTGGAGGTGGGGGGTATACAAAAGAGAATGTTGCTCGTTGTTGGACTGTTGAAACAGGAGTGCTTTTAGACACAGAACTTCCTAATG AAATCCCAGAGAACGAGTATATCAAATATTTTGCCCCGCACCACTCTCTGAGGATTCCGAGCGGACACATA GAGAATTTAAATAGCAAGTCATATCTTAGCACAATTAAAATGCAAGTGTTGGAGAATCTTCGCTACATCCAACATGCTCCTAGTGTACAGATGCAAGAG GTTCCGCCTGACTTTTATATCCCTGATTTTGATGAAGATGACCAGAACCCTGACGAACGCATGGATC AGCACACCCAGGACAAGCTTATCCAGCGTGATGATGAATATTACGAGGGAGATAATGATAATGATCATCAAATGGACACTTCATGA
- the LOC120001502 gene encoding histone deacetylase 9 isoform X2, with translation MTVSFHKYGDLFFPGTGDVKDVGEREGKYYAVNVPLKDGIDDTSFTRLFKTIISKVVETYQPGVIVLQCGADSLAGDRLGCFNLSIDGHAECVKFVKKFNLPLLVTGGGGYTKENVARCWTVETGVLLDTELPNEIPENEYIKYFAPHHSLRIPSGHIENLNSKSYLSTIKMQVLENLRYIQHAPSVQMQEVPPDFYIPDFDEDDQNPDERMDQHTQDKLIQRDDEYYEGDNDNDHQMDTS, from the exons ATGACTGTCAGTTTTCACAAGTACGGAGATCTATTCTTTCCTGGAACTGGTGATGTTAAG GATGTAGGAGAACGGGAAGGAAAGTACTATGCCGTAAATGTACCCCTCAAGGATGGGATAGATGACACGAGCTTTACCCGGCTTTTCAAGACG ATTATTTCCAAGGTTGTTGAAACATATCAACCGGGTGTGATAGTTCTCCAATGTGGGGCAGATTCACTTGCTGGGGACCGCTTGGGCTGCTTCAATCTCTCTATTGATG GGCATGCTGAATGTGTCAAGTTTGTGAAAAAATTCAATCTGCCCTTACTG GTTACTGGAGGTGGGGGGTATACAAAAGAGAATGTTGCTCGTTGTTGGACTGTTGAAACAGGAGTGCTTTTAGACACAGAACTTCCTAATG AAATCCCAGAGAACGAGTATATCAAATATTTTGCCCCGCACCACTCTCTGAGGATTCCGAGCGGACACATA GAGAATTTAAATAGCAAGTCATATCTTAGCACAATTAAAATGCAAGTGTTGGAGAATCTTCGCTACATCCAACATGCTCCTAGTGTACAGATGCAAGAG GTTCCGCCTGACTTTTATATCCCTGATTTTGATGAAGATGACCAGAACCCTGACGAACGCATGGATC AGCACACCCAGGACAAGCTTATCCAGCGTGATGATGAATATTACGAGGGAGATAATGATAATGATCATCAAATGGACACTTCATGA
- the LOC120001502 gene encoding histone deacetylase 17 isoform X3 — protein sequence MVHILWHAECVKFVKKFNLPLLVTGGGGYTKENVARCWTVETGVLLDTELPNEIPENEYIKYFAPHHSLRIPSGHIENLNSKSYLSTIKMQVLENLRYIQHAPSVQMQEVPPDFYIPDFDEDDQNPDERMDQHTQDKLIQRDDEYYEGDNDNDHQMDTS from the exons ATGGTGCATATCCTTT GGCATGCTGAATGTGTCAAGTTTGTGAAAAAATTCAATCTGCCCTTACTG GTTACTGGAGGTGGGGGGTATACAAAAGAGAATGTTGCTCGTTGTTGGACTGTTGAAACAGGAGTGCTTTTAGACACAGAACTTCCTAATG AAATCCCAGAGAACGAGTATATCAAATATTTTGCCCCGCACCACTCTCTGAGGATTCCGAGCGGACACATA GAGAATTTAAATAGCAAGTCATATCTTAGCACAATTAAAATGCAAGTGTTGGAGAATCTTCGCTACATCCAACATGCTCCTAGTGTACAGATGCAAGAG GTTCCGCCTGACTTTTATATCCCTGATTTTGATGAAGATGACCAGAACCCTGACGAACGCATGGATC AGCACACCCAGGACAAGCTTATCCAGCGTGATGATGAATATTACGAGGGAGATAATGATAATGATCATCAAATGGACACTTCATGA
- the LOC120001980 gene encoding alkaline/neutral invertase E, chloroplastic-like: MTMATSQAALQVLSGSSPGHSLFDHCFKILSSGLPVESVNYRKKRGSGFAPLHYRLGMIGRYPFHSINGFSRGKAIVKRLVPMRCNCQWTENIRDETATEGRSVSLPINGLDNDKGDFALNGNLDAANSILGTVENSCSKSVEEEAWNLLRESIVYYCSNPIGTIAANDPTNSSTLNYDHVFIRDFIPSGIAFLLKGEYDIVRNFILYTLQLQSWEKTMDCHSPGQGLMPASFKVRTVPLEGDDSATEDVLDPDFGEAAIGRVAPVDSGLWWIILLRAYGKCSGDLSVQERVDVQTGIKMILRLCLTDGFDMFPTLLVTDGSCMIDRRMGIHGHPLEIQALFYSALLCAREMFAPEEGSADLLRALNNRLVALSFHIREYYWIDLKKLNVIYRYSTEEYSYDAVNKFNIYPDQIPPWLVEFMPNRGGYLIGNLQPAHMDFRFFSLGNLWSIVSSLATQDQSHAILDLIEAKWGVLVAEMPFKICYPALEGQEWRIITGSDPKNTPWSYHNGGSWPTLLWQLTVACIKMNRPELAEKAVELTERRISRDKWPEYYDTKRGRFIGKQARLFQTWSIAGYLVAKLLLANPGAAKTLVNEEDSELVNAFSMISANPRRKRGLKKQSFII, encoded by the exons ATGACTATGGCCACTTCACAAGCTGCTCTGCAAGTTCTGTCGGGGTCTTCTCCTGGTCATTCTCTGTTTGATCATTGTTTCAAGATTTTGAGCTCAGGACTTCCTGTTGAATCTGTAAATTATAGAAAGAAAAGAGGTTCAGGGTTTGCGCCGCTGCATTATAGGTTGGGAATGATTGGAAGATATCCATTTCATAGCATAAATGGCTTTTCCCGTGGAAAGGCAATAGTTAAGAGGTTGGTGCCCATGAGATGCAATTGCCAGTGGACTGAAAATATCCGCGACGAGACAGCAACCGAAGGAAGATCAGTGTCATTGCCTATAAATGGCCTGGATAATGACAAGGGAGATTTTGCATTGAATGGTAATCTAGATGCTGCCAATTCGATTTTAGGTACAGTGGAGAACAGTTGTTCAAAATCTGTTGAGGAAGAGGCATGGAATCTTTTGCGGGAGTCGATTGTTTATTATTGCAGTAATCCTATTGGGACAATTGCAGCTAATGATCCTACCAATTCTAGCACTCTGAACTATGACCATGTCTTTATTCGTGACTTCATACCATCGGGGATAGCATTCCTTTTGAAAGGAGAGTACGATATTGTTCGGAACTTCATTCTTTACACTCTTCAGCTACAG AGCTGGGAGAAAACCATGGATTGTCACAGTCCTGGTCAAGGTCTAATGCCTGCCAGTTTCAAGGTGCGCACTGTTCCACTTGAAGGTGATGATTCTGCAACTGAAGATGTGTTAGATCCTGACTTTGGTGAAGCAGCAATTGGCCGTGTTGCTCCAGTTGATTCTG GATTATGGTGGATTATACTGTTACGAGCATATGGAAAATGCTCAGGAGATCTTTCAGTGCAAGAGAGAGTGGATGTACAAACTGGGATTAAAATGATTTTGCGGTTGTGCCTGACTGATGGCTTTGACATGTTTCCAACTTTATTGGTGACTGATGGTTCTTGCATGATAGACCGTCGAATGGGAATTCATGGGCATCCGCTTGAGATTCAG GCACTTTTTTATTCAGCGTTGCTTTGTGCTCGTGAAATGTTTGCTCCTGAAGAGGGATCAGCTGACCTTCTTAGAGCTCTTAACAATCGCCTAGTGGCACTGTCATTCCACATCAGGGAATATTACTGGATCGATTTGAAAAAACTTAATGTAATATACCGTTACTCCACAGAAGAGTACTCCTATGATGCAGTTAATAAGTTCAATATTTATCCAGATCAGATTCCTCCCTGGTTGGTGGAATTTATGCCCAATAGAGGAGGCTATTTGATTGGAAACCTGCAGCCAGCCCACATGGACTTTCGTTTCTTTTCACTTGGAAACTTGTGGTCTATTGTTAGCAGTCTTGCAACACAAGATCAATCGCATGCCATTTTAGATCTTATTGAAGCAAAATGGGGAGTATTAGTGGCAGAAATGCCATTCAAAATATGTTACCCTGCTCTTGAAGGCCAGGAGTGGCGGATCATCACAGGAAGTGACCCCAAGAACAC TCCTTGGTCTTACCACAACGGAGGCTCGTGGCCAACTTTGCTTTGGCAG CTCACTGTGGCGTGCATAAAAATGAATAGACCAGAACTGGCTGAAAAGGCTGTTGAGCTGACTGAGAGACGCATTTCTCGTGATAAGTGGCCTGAATATTATGACACCAAGCGGGGAAGATTCATTGGAAAACAGGCTCGGCTATTCCAGACTTGGTCAATTGCAGGATATCTGGTGGCAAAGCTCCTTCTTGCCAACCCAGGTGCAGCAAAGACACTTGTCAATGAAGAGGATTCAGAACTTGTAAACGCCTTCTCCATGATCAGTGCCAATCCGAGGAGGAAACGTGGCCTTAAAAAACAGTCCTTCATAATATAA
- the LOC120001981 gene encoding putative low molecular weight protein-tyrosine-phosphatase slr0328, which yields MVLIHTTCSPFGFSINEVSTPTVVSRISFNSVCSKVAARLNLPLCHPNLVLSLSSPFFSLLRFIPKTQYPSLRNPNFVLSSPSGSLIKASMSSSTPLTDSATEIKPFSVLFVCLGNICRSPAAEGVFRGIVKKRDLDSKFNIDSAGTINYHEGNPADPRMRAASKKRGMEITSISRPIRPSDFRDFDIILAMDKQNREDIMEAFNRWKERDGLPADAYKKVKLMCSYCKKHDESEVPDPYYGGPQGFEKVLDLLEDACESLLDSILAENDRILQS from the exons ATGGTTCTGATTCATACTACCTGTTCTCCATTTGGTTTTAGCATAAACGAGGTTTCCACACCAACTGTGGTCTCGAGGATATCCTTCAACAGTGTTTGTTCCAAAGTGGCAGCTCGTTTGAATTTACCGTTATGCCACCCAAATCTCGTTCTCTCTCTGAGTTCCCCATTTTTTAGTCTTCTACGATTTATCCCCAAAACCCAATACCCATCTCTCAGAAACCCCAATTTCgttctctcctctccttctgGGTCTTTGATCAAGGCATCAATGTCGTCTTCAACTCCATTAACTGACTCAGCCACGGAAATCAAACCCTTCTCTGTTCTCTTTGTGTGCCTAGGCAATATCTGTAGGAGCCCAGCTGCGGAGGGTGTCTTTAGAGGCATTGTAAAGAAGAGAGACCTTGATTCTAAGTTCAACATTGATTCTGCCGGCACCATTAATTATCACGAG GGTAATCCGGCAGACCCAAGAATGAGGGCGGCCTCCAAGAAGCGTGGGATGGAGATAACGTCAATTTCAAGGCCAATACGTCCATCTGATTTCAGAGATTTCGATATCATTTTGGCAATGGACAAGCAAAACAGAG AGGATATAATGGAGGCCTTCAATAGGTGGAAAGAAAGGGACGGATTACCTGCTGATGCATATAAGAAG GTCAAGTTAATGTGCTCATACTGTAAGAAACATGATGAAAGTGAAGTACCGGATCCATATTATGGAGGTCCACAAGGTTTTGAGAAG GTTCTAGATTTACTCGAAGATGCTTGTGAATCATTGTTGGACAGCATCTTGGCAGAGAACGATCGCATTCTACAGTCTTAA